From a single Thalassophryne amazonica chromosome 7, fThaAma1.1, whole genome shotgun sequence genomic region:
- the LOC117513491 gene encoding LOW QUALITY PROTEIN: MAGUK p55 subfamily member 6-like (The sequence of the model RefSeq protein was modified relative to this genomic sequence to represent the inferred CDS: inserted 2 bases in 2 codons; deleted 1 base in 1 codon) produces TEFDRYELQIYEEVAKMPPFQRKTLVLIGAQGVGRRSLKNRLIVMNPLRYGTTVPFTSRPPREEERHGQNYCFVTXAEMEKDIKDSRYLEHGEYDGNLYGTKIDSIHEVVDTSRTCILDVNPQALKMLKTAEFMPFVXFIAAPELDTLRAMHKAVVDAGLTTKLLTENDLKKTVDESARIRRAYSHYFDLTITNDNLDKAFDKLQEAVERLFIEPQWVPVSWVY; encoded by the exons ACAGAATTTGACCGTTACGAGCTGCAGATTTATGAAGAGGTAGCAAAGATGCCGCCGTTTCAGAGGAAAACGCTCGTACTGATCGGAGCCCAGGGTGTTGGTAGGCGGAGCCTGAAGAACAGACTGATTGTCATGAACCCACTGCGATATGGAACCACTGTACCCT TCACCTCACGGCCTCCGAGGGAAGAGGAAAGACACGGACAGAACTACTGCTTTGTGA GGGCGGAGATGGAAAAGGATATCAAGGACAGCCGTTATCTGGAGCACGGCGAATACGACGGCAACCTTTATGGCACCAAGATAGACTCCATCCATGAAGTGGTGGACACGAGCCGGACCTGCATCCTCGATGTCAATCCTCAG GCCCTGAAAATGTTGAAGACTGCTGAGTTCATGCCATTTG GGTTTATTGCTGCTCCTGAACTGGACACACTAAGAGCTATGCACAAAGCCGTGGTCGACGCTGGACTGACCACCAAACTGCTCACA GAGAACGACCTAAAGAAGACCGTGGATGAGAGTGCCAGGATCCGCCGGGCGTACAGCCACTACTTTGACCTGACCATTACCAACGACAAT CTGGACAAGGCCTTTGACAAACTGCAGGAGGCCGTCGAGCGATTGTTCATAGAGCCGCAGTGGGTACCCGTCAGCTGGGTGTACTGA